A genomic segment from Actinomadura hallensis encodes:
- a CDS encoding TetR/AcrR family transcriptional regulator encodes MTKEPGDGRDLDASLKLLWGDRTRPQRGRPPTLSLDRIVAAAVEVADELALTEGLDGLSMRCIAQHLGVGTMSLYRYVPGKSELLDLMLDHVVEVPEPDPDDRRGWREILRDEARGHWRLCMEHPWYPFVDQSRPLLGPNSVRGLDRLLGLLRPTGLPDRTLMMMVGAQTDFVDGIARSCINEMRAERRTGVSSEEFWQAQAPTLIDAMNSGDFPTMADLSEETFEFSHEELFEFGLERLHDGFESLVRAASE; translated from the coding sequence ATGACGAAGGAGCCTGGCGACGGCCGCGACCTGGATGCGAGCCTCAAGCTGCTGTGGGGCGACCGGACCAGGCCGCAGCGGGGACGGCCGCCCACGCTCAGCCTCGACCGGATCGTCGCGGCCGCCGTCGAGGTCGCCGACGAGCTCGCCCTCACCGAGGGGCTCGACGGGCTGTCCATGCGCTGCATCGCGCAGCATCTCGGCGTCGGGACGATGTCGCTGTACCGCTACGTCCCCGGCAAGAGCGAGCTGCTCGACCTCATGCTCGACCACGTCGTCGAGGTCCCCGAGCCCGATCCCGACGACCGGCGGGGCTGGCGCGAGATCCTGCGGGACGAGGCCCGCGGGCACTGGCGGCTGTGCATGGAGCACCCCTGGTACCCGTTCGTGGACCAGAGCCGCCCGCTCCTCGGCCCCAACAGCGTGCGCGGCCTCGACCGGCTGCTCGGCCTGCTGCGCCCGACCGGGCTCCCGGACCGGACGCTGATGATGATGGTCGGCGCCCAAACCGACTTCGTCGACGGCATCGCGCGCAGCTGCATCAACGAGATGCGCGCCGAGCGCCGCACCGGCGTCAGCAGCGAGGAGTTCTGGCAGGCGCAGGCCCCGACCCTGATCGACGCGATGAACAGCGGCGACTTCCCCACCATGGCCGACCTCTCCGAGGAGACCTTCGAGTTCAGCCACGAGGAGCTCTTCGAGTTCGGCCTGGAGCGCCTCCACGACGGCTTCGAATCCCTGGTGCGCGCCGCCTCCGAGTGA
- a CDS encoding LLM class flavin-dependent oxidoreductase, with product MNYGHPLTFGTFLTPGNGPADDPVGLAVLSENLGYDLVTFQDHPYQPRFHDAWTLLSWVAGRTERVHLAPNVLNLPLRQPAVLARAAASLDLMSGGRLDLALGAGAFWDAIEAMGGGRRSPGEAVEALGEAIDVVRGVLDAGNDAPLHHAGEHYRVAGAGRGPLPLHRIPIWVGGSRPRMLRLIGRKADGWLPSIGPGRLDPSGLPPGNGLIDEAAAEAGRDPAEIRRLVNVSGEFSARSRGFLHGPSEQWVEELLPLVVDDGVGTFILASDDPATLERFAREVVPALREAVDAELPEPLPTGPVRGPAVLARRRDGIDYDGVPASLADTAVEPGDVEYPRVRSTYLRGGAPGIVLRPRDTAGVADALAFARRHPHLPLGVRSGGHGISGRSTNDGGIVIDLGGLNAVDVLDEASRRVRVGPGARWKDVAAALEPYGWALTSGDYGGVGVGGLATAGGIGLLGRLQGLTLDRVRAAEIVLADGSAVRADDTENPDLFWAIRGAGANFGVVTSFEFEAGEVGDVGYAQLLLDGGDPEGLLLRFGETASAAPRDTTAFLVTGPSRRGRPAVAQVYAVVASADPDVVVERLRPFARLAPLYDHQVVVAPYAAVMGMASDAGHHARGEPVSRSAFVRSVTPGFARDAAGLLATGAVHFFSVRTVGGAIADVAPDATAYPHRDAGFSIAAMGADERLMNRLWDPLREEHFDGLYLSFETDRRPERLIDAFGPRTLGRLRKLKARYDPGNVFRDNFNISPDPAISPNLDTSPNLDTSPNFDVRPATAPVARTKEPT from the coding sequence ATGAACTACGGCCATCCGCTCACCTTCGGGACCTTCCTCACCCCGGGCAACGGGCCGGCGGACGACCCCGTCGGCCTGGCGGTGCTCAGCGAGAACCTGGGCTACGACTTGGTGACGTTCCAGGACCACCCGTACCAGCCGCGGTTCCACGACGCCTGGACCCTGCTGTCGTGGGTCGCCGGGCGCACCGAGCGCGTCCACCTGGCCCCGAACGTCCTCAACCTTCCGCTGCGGCAGCCCGCCGTGCTGGCGCGCGCCGCCGCGAGCCTCGACCTGATGTCCGGCGGACGCCTCGACCTCGCCCTGGGCGCCGGCGCGTTCTGGGACGCGATCGAGGCGATGGGCGGCGGGCGGCGGTCCCCCGGCGAGGCGGTCGAGGCGCTCGGCGAGGCCATCGACGTCGTCCGCGGCGTGCTGGACGCCGGGAACGACGCGCCCCTCCACCACGCGGGCGAGCACTACCGGGTCGCCGGTGCGGGCCGCGGGCCGCTGCCGCTGCACCGCATCCCGATCTGGGTGGGCGGATCGAGGCCGCGGATGCTGCGGCTGATCGGCCGGAAGGCCGACGGGTGGCTCCCCTCGATCGGCCCCGGCCGCCTCGACCCGTCCGGCCTGCCCCCCGGCAACGGGCTCATCGACGAGGCCGCCGCCGAGGCCGGCCGGGACCCCGCCGAGATCCGCAGGCTGGTGAACGTCTCCGGTGAGTTCTCCGCACGCAGCCGGGGCTTCCTGCACGGCCCGAGCGAGCAGTGGGTGGAGGAGCTGCTGCCGCTGGTCGTCGACGACGGCGTCGGCACGTTCATCCTCGCCTCCGACGACCCGGCCACACTGGAGCGCTTCGCGCGGGAGGTCGTCCCCGCCCTGCGGGAGGCGGTCGACGCCGAGCTGCCCGAGCCGCTGCCCACCGGCCCGGTGCGCGGCCCGGCGGTGCTCGCCAGGCGGCGCGACGGCATCGACTACGACGGCGTCCCGGCGTCCCTCGCGGACACCGCCGTCGAACCGGGGGACGTCGAGTATCCGCGGGTGAGGTCCACCTACCTGCGCGGCGGCGCGCCCGGCATCGTCCTGCGCCCCCGCGACACCGCCGGGGTCGCCGACGCGCTCGCGTTCGCCCGCCGCCACCCGCACCTGCCGCTCGGCGTCCGCAGCGGCGGGCACGGCATCAGCGGCCGCTCCACCAACGACGGCGGCATCGTCATCGACCTCGGCGGGCTGAACGCCGTCGACGTGCTCGACGAAGCCTCCCGCCGGGTCCGCGTCGGCCCGGGAGCGCGGTGGAAGGACGTCGCCGCCGCACTGGAGCCCTACGGATGGGCGCTGACCTCCGGCGACTACGGCGGCGTGGGCGTCGGCGGCCTGGCCACCGCCGGCGGCATCGGGCTGCTGGGCCGCCTGCAGGGCCTCACCCTCGACCGCGTCCGCGCGGCAGAGATCGTGCTCGCCGACGGCTCCGCGGTGCGCGCCGACGACACCGAGAACCCGGACCTGTTCTGGGCGATTCGCGGTGCGGGCGCCAACTTCGGCGTCGTCACGTCCTTCGAGTTCGAGGCCGGCGAGGTCGGCGACGTCGGATACGCACAGCTCCTCCTGGACGGCGGCGACCCCGAGGGCCTCCTCCTCCGCTTCGGCGAGACGGCCTCGGCCGCTCCCCGCGACACGACCGCCTTCCTGGTGACGGGGCCGTCCCGCCGCGGCCGCCCGGCCGTCGCGCAGGTCTACGCCGTCGTCGCGTCCGCCGACCCGGACGTGGTGGTCGAGCGGCTGCGGCCCTTCGCCCGGCTGGCGCCGCTGTACGATCACCAGGTGGTGGTCGCCCCGTACGCCGCCGTGATGGGCATGGCCTCCGACGCCGGCCACCACGCCCGGGGGGAGCCGGTGTCCAGGTCGGCGTTCGTCCGCTCCGTCACCCCCGGTTTCGCGCGCGACGCCGCCGGGCTGCTCGCGACCGGCGCCGTCCACTTCTTCTCCGTCCGCACCGTCGGCGGCGCCATCGCCGACGTCGCCCCCGACGCGACCGCCTACCCCCACCGCGACGCCGGATTCTCCATCGCCGCCATGGGCGCCGACGAACGGCTCATGAACCGTCTCTGGGACCCCCTGCGCGAGGAGCACTTCGACGGGCTCTACCTCAGCTTCGAGACCGACCGGCGCCCCGAGCGGCTGATCGACGCGTTCGGCCCCCGGACGCTGGGGCGGCTCCGGAAGCTGAAGGCCCGCTACGACCCCGGCAACGTCTTCCGCGACAACTTCAACATCAGTCCGGACCCCGCCATCAGTCCGAACCTCGACACCAGTCCGAACCTCGACACCAGTCCCAACTTCGACGTCCGTCCGGCGACGGCGCCCGTCGCCCGCACGAAGGAGCCGACATGA
- a CDS encoding ATP-binding cassette domain-containing protein, whose translation MPDHAILAEGVRKNYGEKRALDGFDLTVPKGTVYGLLGPNGAGKTTAVRILATLLRPDGGRAEITGLDVATRPRQVRRRIGLAGQHAAVDEVLTGRQNLRMFGRLFHLGRRRAAERADELLEKFDLVEAADKGVKQYSGGMRRRLDLAASMILAPDVLFLDEPTTGLDPRGRNEVWESVRSLVAQGTTVLLTTQYLDEADQLADRIAVLDRGRVIADGTPGSLKRLIGGDRIEVVVRDPAALPATTAVVARVASAEPRVDEAAGRVHAPVTERVAALTEVARTLQDDGIDVEDIGLRRPTLDEVFLRLTGNPGGDGEKKAEEKVEA comes from the coding sequence ATGCCGGACCACGCGATCCTCGCCGAGGGGGTCCGCAAGAACTACGGGGAGAAACGGGCGCTCGACGGGTTCGACCTCACCGTCCCGAAGGGCACGGTCTACGGGCTGCTCGGCCCGAACGGCGCGGGCAAGACCACCGCCGTGCGCATCCTGGCCACGCTCCTGCGGCCGGACGGCGGCAGGGCCGAGATCACCGGCCTGGACGTCGCGACCCGGCCGCGGCAGGTGCGCCGCAGGATCGGGCTGGCGGGGCAGCACGCCGCGGTGGACGAGGTCCTCACCGGGCGGCAGAACCTGCGCATGTTCGGGCGGCTCTTCCACCTGGGCAGGCGGCGCGCGGCCGAACGCGCCGACGAGCTGCTGGAGAAGTTCGACCTGGTGGAGGCCGCGGACAAGGGCGTCAAGCAGTACAGCGGCGGGATGCGCCGGCGGCTCGACCTCGCCGCCAGCATGATCCTCGCCCCGGACGTCCTGTTCCTCGACGAGCCGACCACCGGGCTCGACCCGCGCGGCCGCAACGAGGTGTGGGAGTCGGTCCGGTCGCTCGTCGCGCAGGGCACGACGGTCCTGCTGACGACGCAGTACCTGGACGAGGCCGACCAGCTCGCCGACCGCATCGCCGTCCTCGACCGCGGCCGGGTGATCGCCGACGGCACCCCCGGGTCGCTGAAGCGGCTGATCGGCGGGGACCGCATCGAGGTCGTCGTCCGCGACCCCGCGGCCCTGCCCGCGACCACGGCGGTGGTCGCCCGCGTCGCGTCCGCCGAGCCGCGGGTCGACGAGGCGGCGGGACGGGTGCACGCGCCCGTCACCGAACGCGTGGCCGCGCTGACCGAGGTGGCGCGCACGCTCCAGGACGACGGCATCGACGTGGAGGACATCGGGCTGCGGCGCCCGACGCTGGACGAGGTGTTCCTGCGCCTCACCGGCAACCCCGGCGGAGACGGCGAGAAGAAGGCGGAAGAGAAGGTGGAGGCGTGA
- a CDS encoding cupin domain-containing protein has protein sequence MEIKSIDKPDDRRDFPRGHMEVVELPGLMFGRATFEPGWRWTESVKDIAGTDLCEADHRGYIVQGRLRVRMRDGSESELGPGDVFTVAPGHDAWVVGDEPCVALDFGGGAQEYAKS, from the coding sequence ATGGAGATCAAGAGCATCGACAAGCCGGACGACCGGCGCGACTTCCCGCGGGGGCACATGGAGGTCGTCGAGCTGCCGGGACTGATGTTCGGGAGGGCGACGTTCGAGCCGGGCTGGCGCTGGACGGAGTCGGTCAAGGACATCGCGGGCACCGACCTGTGCGAGGCGGACCACAGGGGCTACATCGTCCAGGGCCGGTTGCGCGTCCGGATGCGGGACGGCTCGGAGAGCGAGCTCGGCCCCGGGGACGTCTTCACCGTGGCACCCGGCCATGACGCCTGGGTCGTCGGAGACGAGCCGTGCGTGGCGCTCGACTTCGGAGGCGGCGCGCAGGAGTACGCCAAGAGCTGA
- a CDS encoding LLM class flavin-dependent oxidoreductase, which produces MTDYGHDLLFGAFITPVNQPPTQAVDLAVTADRAGLDLVTFQDHPYQPRFHDTWTLLSYVASRTSRVRVAGNVLNLPLRQPAVLARAAASLDLLSGGRFELGIGAGGFWDAIEAMGGRRLSPGQAVDALEEAIRVIREVWDAGARGGVRVKGEYYHVDGAKRGPAPAHDIGVWVGAYKPRMLELTGRAADGWLPTLGYIPEGPAALTGMNRRIDEAARAAGRDPAAIRRLLNISGRFAAGDRGHLAGPPAQWAEQLAELTLDHGVTAFILAADDAPTIERFAAEVAPAARELVTAERAG; this is translated from the coding sequence ATGACCGACTACGGGCACGACCTCCTGTTCGGGGCCTTCATCACCCCCGTCAACCAGCCGCCGACGCAGGCCGTCGACCTCGCGGTCACCGCCGACCGCGCCGGCCTCGACCTCGTCACCTTCCAGGACCACCCGTACCAGCCGCGGTTCCACGACACCTGGACGCTGCTGTCGTACGTCGCGTCCCGCACCTCCCGCGTCCGCGTCGCCGGCAACGTGCTGAACCTGCCGCTGCGGCAGCCGGCCGTGCTGGCGCGCGCCGCCGCGAGCCTCGACCTGCTGTCCGGCGGGCGGTTCGAGCTGGGCATCGGCGCGGGCGGGTTCTGGGACGCGATCGAGGCGATGGGCGGCCGGCGCCTCTCGCCCGGCCAGGCGGTCGACGCGCTGGAGGAGGCGATCCGGGTCATCCGCGAGGTGTGGGACGCCGGCGCCCGCGGCGGCGTCCGCGTGAAGGGCGAGTACTACCACGTCGACGGCGCCAAGCGGGGCCCCGCCCCCGCCCACGACATCGGCGTGTGGGTCGGCGCGTACAAGCCGCGGATGCTGGAGCTGACCGGCCGCGCGGCCGACGGCTGGCTGCCGACCCTCGGGTACATCCCCGAGGGCCCCGCGGCCCTCACCGGCATGAACCGGCGGATCGACGAGGCCGCGCGGGCGGCCGGGCGCGACCCGGCGGCGATCCGCCGCCTGCTCAACATCAGCGGCCGGTTCGCCGCCGGGGACCGCGGCCACCTCGCCGGCCCGCCCGCACAGTGGGCGGAGCAGCTCGCCGAACTCACCCTCGACCACGGCGTCACGGCGTTCATCCTCGCCGCCGACGACGCTCCGACGATCGAGCGCTTCGCCGCCGAGGTGGCGCCGGCCGCCCGCGAGCTCGTCACCGCGGAACGCGCCGGCTGA
- a CDS encoding SAM-dependent methyltransferase, whose protein sequence is MTAHGTAPEGPPEDVIRSDVPHSARIYNYWLGGKDHFEIDRVVGRQVVEAEPDFVESMRENRAFLGRMVDHLVRERGIRQFLDIGTGLPTADNTHEVAQRAAPECRVVYVDNDPIVLAHARALLTSTPEGATDYIDADMRDTDAIFAAAARTLDFSRPVGVVMLGVFNHIESDAEARALVDRIMGATCAGSHLAISVSTNVVKPENMDRAAAAYNQAFGNPPIYLMTPERLTGLFTGLELVEPGVVTASRWFAPGTEPSGDRPEMDLFVGVARKP, encoded by the coding sequence ATGACCGCGCACGGAACCGCCCCGGAGGGGCCGCCCGAGGACGTCATCCGCTCCGATGTGCCGCACTCCGCCCGCATCTACAACTACTGGCTGGGCGGGAAGGACCACTTCGAGATCGACCGCGTCGTCGGCCGGCAGGTCGTGGAGGCCGAACCCGACTTCGTCGAGTCGATGCGGGAGAACCGGGCGTTCCTCGGCCGGATGGTCGACCATCTGGTGCGAGAGCGCGGGATCCGCCAGTTCCTCGACATCGGCACCGGTCTCCCGACCGCCGACAACACGCACGAGGTCGCGCAGCGCGCCGCCCCCGAGTGCCGCGTCGTGTACGTGGACAACGACCCGATCGTGCTCGCGCACGCCCGCGCCCTGCTGACCAGCACCCCCGAGGGCGCGACCGACTACATCGACGCGGACATGCGGGACACCGACGCGATCTTCGCGGCCGCGGCGAGGACGCTCGACTTCTCCCGGCCCGTGGGAGTCGTCATGCTCGGCGTCTTCAACCACATCGAGAGCGACGCCGAAGCCCGCGCTCTGGTCGACCGGATCATGGGCGCCACCTGCGCGGGCAGCCACCTGGCGATCTCCGTGAGCACCAACGTCGTCAAGCCGGAGAACATGGACCGCGCGGCCGCCGCCTACAACCAGGCGTTCGGCAACCCGCCCATCTACCTCATGACGCCCGAGCGGCTCACCGGCCTGTTCACCGGCCTGGAGCTCGTCGAGCCCGGCGTGGTGACCGCGTCCCGCTGGTTCGCCCCGGGAACGGAGCCGTCCGGCGACAGGCCGGAGATGGACTTGTTCGTCGGCGTCGCCCGCAAGCCCTGA
- a CDS encoding adenosine deaminase, which yields MNVRPTLEDIRRAPKVLLHDHLDGGLRPETIVELAQESGYTDLPVADADGLREWFEAASNSGSLERYLETFTHTVGVMQTAEALSRVAYECAEDLAADGIVYAEVRYAPEQHLAGGLTLEQVVEAVLDGFSRGRRDFGIRVGTLVTAMRHQARSMEIAELAVRYRDDGVVGFDIAGAEAGYPPTRHLDAFEYLQRENAHFTIHAGEGFGLPSIWQAIQWCGADRLGHGVRIIDDIEVDGDDARLGRLAGYVRDKRIPLEMCPTSNIQTGAAKSIAEHPIGLLRRLSFRVTVNTDNRLMSGTTLSQEFAKLVEAFGYGWDDLQWFTVNAMKSAFVPFNERLEFINGVIKPGFAQLKWTGSRPLA from the coding sequence ATGAACGTTCGGCCGACTCTCGAAGACATCCGGCGTGCGCCCAAGGTGCTGCTGCACGACCATCTGGACGGCGGGCTGCGGCCCGAGACCATCGTCGAGCTCGCACAGGAGTCCGGGTACACCGATCTCCCCGTCGCCGACGCGGACGGCCTGCGCGAATGGTTCGAGGCCGCGTCCAATTCGGGGTCGCTGGAGCGGTACCTGGAGACGTTCACCCACACGGTCGGGGTGATGCAGACGGCCGAGGCGCTGTCGCGGGTGGCGTACGAGTGCGCGGAGGACCTCGCCGCCGACGGGATCGTGTACGCGGAGGTCCGGTACGCGCCCGAGCAGCACCTCGCGGGCGGCCTGACGCTGGAGCAGGTCGTCGAGGCCGTCCTCGACGGGTTCTCGCGCGGACGCAGGGACTTCGGCATCCGGGTCGGGACGCTGGTGACGGCGATGCGGCACCAGGCGCGCAGCATGGAGATCGCGGAGCTGGCCGTCCGGTACCGGGACGACGGCGTCGTCGGGTTCGACATCGCGGGCGCCGAGGCGGGGTACCCGCCGACCCGCCACCTGGACGCGTTCGAGTACCTCCAGCGGGAGAACGCGCACTTCACCATCCACGCGGGCGAGGGCTTCGGGCTGCCGTCGATCTGGCAGGCGATCCAGTGGTGCGGCGCCGACCGGCTCGGGCACGGGGTGCGGATCATCGACGACATCGAGGTGGACGGCGACGACGCCAGGCTCGGGCGGCTCGCCGGGTACGTCCGCGACAAGCGGATCCCGCTGGAGATGTGCCCGACGTCCAACATCCAGACGGGCGCGGCCAAGTCGATCGCGGAGCACCCGATCGGGCTGCTGCGGCGGCTGAGCTTCCGCGTCACGGTGAACACGGACAACCGGCTGATGAGCGGGACGACGCTGTCGCAGGAGTTCGCGAAGCTCGTCGAGGCGTTCGGGTACGGGTGGGACGACCTGCAGTGGTTCACGGTGAACGCGATGAAGTCGGCGTTCGTGCCGTTCAACGAGCGGCTGGAGTTCATCAACGGGGTGATCAAACCCGGTTTCGCGCAGCTCAAGTGGACCGGCTCCCGGCCCCTGGCATGA
- a CDS encoding MarR family winged helix-turn-helix transcriptional regulator, whose translation MLEDMLERLLSGEGGPAAGHVGLGMLLAKAHHRSRERLNEALRPLGVDVRGFAVLLALTMYGPVSQRQLIERIGVDKSTMVRDIDELEAGGLVSRERAPHDRRAYSIVLTPRGESTLAEARRAAGRAGDEIFGPFAGTEREQLAGLLRRLAEHRGAGSA comes from the coding sequence GTGCTTGAGGACATGCTCGAACGCCTTCTGTCGGGCGAGGGCGGCCCGGCCGCCGGTCACGTGGGGCTCGGCATGCTCCTGGCCAAGGCCCACCACCGGAGCCGGGAGCGGCTGAACGAGGCGCTGCGCCCGCTGGGCGTCGACGTCCGCGGGTTCGCCGTGCTGCTCGCGCTGACGATGTACGGCCCGGTCAGCCAGCGGCAGCTGATCGAGCGCATCGGGGTCGACAAGTCCACGATGGTGCGGGACATCGACGAGCTGGAGGCCGGGGGACTGGTCTCCCGCGAGCGCGCCCCGCACGACCGGCGCGCGTACTCGATCGTGCTGACGCCCCGCGGCGAGAGCACCCTGGCGGAGGCGCGGCGGGCGGCCGGGCGGGCGGGCGACGAGATCTTCGGCCCGTTCGCCGGGACCGAGCGCGAGCAGCTCGCCGGCCTGCTCCGCCGCCTGGCCGAGCACCGTGGCGCGGGCAGCGCCTGA
- a CDS encoding ABC transporter permease: MSVESAVSTGAEGAAGGAADDDGPAARLYWAVADCWTIVLRGLTHYVRQPSNIAWQLGFPIVSVLLFGYVFGSAMSVPGGGDYREFLMPGMFGMTMAMGFMNTAYAVVHESVKGVTDRFRSMPMAPSAVVTGRGVGDLIAASLDLLVLGVTALAIGWRSGGGLLATLAAFGLFLLLRFALIWVGVLLGLLVPNEEAAGSLFAVAFPFAMISSAFVAPSLMPGWLGTLAAWNPVSSTVTAARELFGNPAAVGDTWIEQNALLMSVVWPIVITAVFLPLAVRRYGRLSR; encoded by the coding sequence GTGAGCGTGGAGAGCGCTGTGAGCACGGGTGCGGAGGGCGCCGCGGGCGGGGCGGCGGACGACGACGGCCCGGCCGCCCGGCTCTACTGGGCCGTCGCGGACTGCTGGACGATCGTCCTCCGGGGCCTGACCCACTACGTCCGGCAGCCGAGCAACATCGCCTGGCAGCTCGGGTTCCCGATCGTGTCGGTGCTGCTGTTCGGCTACGTGTTCGGCAGCGCCATGTCGGTGCCGGGCGGCGGCGACTACCGCGAGTTCCTGATGCCGGGCATGTTCGGCATGACGATGGCGATGGGCTTCATGAACACCGCGTACGCCGTCGTGCACGAGAGCGTCAAGGGGGTCACCGACAGGTTCCGGTCGATGCCGATGGCGCCCTCGGCCGTGGTCACCGGCCGGGGCGTCGGCGACCTCATCGCCGCGAGCCTCGACCTCCTCGTCCTGGGCGTGACGGCACTGGCGATCGGCTGGCGGTCCGGCGGCGGGCTCCTCGCCACCCTCGCGGCCTTCGGGCTGTTCCTCCTGCTGCGCTTCGCGCTGATCTGGGTAGGCGTGCTGCTGGGCCTGCTGGTGCCGAACGAGGAGGCCGCCGGGAGCCTGTTCGCGGTCGCGTTCCCCTTCGCGATGATCTCCAGCGCGTTCGTGGCGCCGTCCCTCATGCCCGGCTGGCTGGGGACGCTGGCGGCGTGGAACCCGGTGTCCTCGACGGTCACCGCGGCCCGCGAGCTGTTCGGCAACCCGGCGGCGGTCGGGGACACGTGGATCGAGCAGAACGCCCTCCTGATGTCGGTCGTGTGGCCGATCGTCATCACGGCGGTCTTCCTCCCGCTCGCCGTCCGCCGCTATGGGCGGCTGAGCCGCTGA